The Candidatus Nanosynbacter featherlites region TTTCTGTGCCGTTTCCGTATCAGCAATCTCAACTGGCGTATTAGCAATATAGCGCAGCTCGGCGTCTTTCACCTTCAAACCCTGTTCAGCCAACTGATTTCTGACGCTCGCCAAATCTTTCAACTCGGTGTAGACGATAATCTCGCCGTCTTCCTCGACCGCGTCCTCAGCGCCAGCATCTAACACTTGCAGGAGCAATTCTTCGCCCGTACCCTCCACGGTGATTACGCCCTTGCGGGTAAACTGAAACGCCACACTGCCAGCGTCAGCGATTCGCCCGCCGTTCTTCACCAACGCCGTTTTAACTTCTGGCAAGGTACGGTTGCGATTGTCGGTCGCCGTCTCAATGATGATGCCGACGCCGCCAGGACCATAGCCTTCATAGGCAATTTCCTCCAGCGCCGCCGCGCTTTTATCAGCCACGCGGTCAATCGCCCGCTGGATGTTAGCACTCGGCATGTTGGCCGCCTTGGCTTTTTCAATGGCCATTGCCAAGCTTGCGTTCAGTGCTGGGTCGGTGCCGCCGCGTGCCGCAATGGCAATTTGATTACCCAGCTTCGTAAAAATTGCACCGCGCTTAGCATCAACAATCGCCTTCTGCCGGTGCGTCGTTGCCCATTTACTATGTCCTGACATACATTCTCCTACCGTTTATCTATGTTCAATCTGTTAGTATTATATATCAAATACAGACGTGAGACAATTTAGACTGGCAAGCCCAAAGACAACAACACGTTTGGCATGTCAATTTCACTGTCTTTTTGTACGCGAACAACCGGGTAGCCATACTGCTGCGCCTCAGCCTGAATTCGCTGATCGAACAGCCGCGCCCACATAATCTCATATTCTTTCAGCGTATCATCATATGTATCAGCATCCGCATATAGACCACGACTAAATATCGCCTGCCTTAACGCGTCATCGCCTTCGTCAGTCAAGAATATTGATCGTACATCGCTAGCGGTCTGTAATGACGGTAGCAGCGATGGTAAAATATTAACACCTTCCAATACAAAACCTTCACGCCAGGTAAAATCATCCTCGATTAATTTCTTATTGCCAGGCCACGCTTCAACGCCATGCATATATTCTCTTTCAGCTATCTCTTCTGGTGAAAATTGCTGGAAAAACTCAGCTGCTGACAACCCGTGCGCTGACAATAAATGCGGGTGCTGCTCTGGGCTTGCCATACCCTGCATTATCAACCGTGTTTGATCAGTTGACAGCCACGGCAATGCCAGTCTCAGAGATAACTCCCGCGCCAAGGTTGTTTTGCCGGTTGTTGGCATGCCGCCAATCAAAATTATCATTCTTGTCATGGCATCTATTATATCACTCGACTATATTCACCCTCCCAAGGTCCAATTTCGTCTGCTTCTTCATCCACCACATAGCACCAATCATCGCCGCATACATCAAACCGCATTGCCACCAAGTGATATTCACTTCCATCTGCGCCCACTCCAAGCTCGCCAGCCAATTGGCCGCCTGAATCATATAGCCCAGCAACCAAGTCGTCGGTAGGGCGATTGCCACACCAATCATCGGCACTACGGCCAGCACGCCCGACGCAAAGGTCAATAGCATCGCCAGCGGCACAAACGGCAAAATTAGCATATTAGCGATCAGCGCTACATTACTAACCACACCAAAACTCATCATCAACAGCGGCAGTGTCGCAAGCTGCGCCGACAGCGTCTCAACCAGAATTTGCCGAAACGCGCCAGGGTCTTTGTCGCCAAAGAAATAGTTGTGCAGCAGCGGCGCCAGGATGATCACGCCAGTAAACGACGCAAAGCTCAGTTGCCAGCCCAAATCGCCCCAGCCAAATTGCGGATTGACCAACAATGTAATCGCCGCCGAAACTGGCAGCAGCACCAGCGGATGAATCGTCCGCCCATAATACCACGCTGCCAGGCTTAGTCCAGCCACCAGCCCAGCCCGCGACATGCTCGGACTCAAACCCGTCACCGCCATGAAACCAAGGATCATCGTTGCCGCACTGAGCATTGCCAAATATTTTGACCGCTTGGCAAATAACCGCCGCGCCAGGCGTACTAAAATTGTCAAATTGTAACCGCTCGCCACCACAATGTGCGTCAGACCAGCAATCTTCAAATTATCGCTCAGTTCCATCGGCATAGCTCGCCGCAGTCCCAGCAAAAATCCCAAGCCCAGCGCTGACTCAGACTCTGGAATGTGCTTGCGCACCTGCTCAGCAAACCAGTCGCGTGCCCCAACCGCCACGTCGCCAGGAATTGGACGCTCGACGCTGCCAATTTTCGCCCGATACATGCTCGCCGAAAAAGCACCAAAACCCGCCGTCAATTTTCCTTGAGCCTGAACGATGTCGCTGCGTTTAATGGGGCGCTTGTCAGCCGTCACCACCCATAGTTGTCCTGCTAATTTCTTGCCGTTGATCCGCAAGTCACTCAACCGCAACACCGTTTGCCCTTTCTTATCAATGTCGGGGTCTTCCAAAACACGGCCTTGAATAACTGCACTTTTGCCAATGAGCGAGTCATAAACCTCCAAGCCGGTTCGACCCATTTCACCGCGCCACAGCCCGACCAAACCGCCAGAAATAACTGCCACAATCATCAATACCCGCCACCGCCAGACCAGCGCCGGCACAAACAATACCAGCCCGCCAAATAACGCCAGCATGTTAAACTCGACTGAGCGCGGCAGATGATGAACCGCAATTATGCCAACCGTCAGCCCCAAGCACCACGCCGCCACCAGCCAAGAAATATGCAATTTCTTGGTTAGGCTACGTATCATCATACATCTTTAGTATGACATATTTTTCCAGCGTACATACGTAAATAGGTAGCCGTCTCAACTTCAGCATATCGTTGAGAACACATTCCCTGAAATACTCCATACAGCTTGTTCAATATTTCGGTGGAAGGTAATTGATCCCTACTCCCGTCTGGAGTCAGCTTTGGTAAGTCCAAAATAAATCGCGCAAGCTGAGACGCCGACTCATCATACGGATCAATATTATTCCTCGCCAGGACTTCACTCAGCTCTTCCCAAAAAAGATTTTGTAGTCTACTCTCTCCTCCATATGTTTCAGTGAACTTAGACTGGTTAATCCTCTTTCGTGAATCAATAACGAGTTCCTGCAACCTTTTAATACACCTGCGAAAGTCATTTTCATATTCACAGTCAACATTCTTGATCTGCTGAGCGACTGTCTTCCGGGAGTCACTCCTTGATCGCGCATCGGGAGCCCCTTCTTGTAGCCCATTGCTCTCATGACCAATTACCTTTGACAGTAATACTTGAGCAGATGCTACCAGAGTTTTCTTTTTATCTAACAATGAGCGCCTGGGAGGTTCGACATCATACTGCTGAAGTAGGTTTTGTGAATCAGCCTCTTGCTGCATACGCTTCATAGTTCTAATTGTAAAATTACGCCGAGCCACAAAAATACTTATATAATAACCAGCACTGGTTTTTTCATCATAATTAAAGTCATCATTACCATCAAAATCATCTAATATTCGTTCAATTAGCGCTGGCAAGCCAGCGGACTGATAGCCCTGCCACTTTGCAAATCCATATTCTTTCAAAATTTGATCAGCTCGCTGCCAAAAACGGTCAGCTCGTTGTTGCTGGTCAACTGGCATATCACCAATAAAGTAGATATTGCTTGCCTTTTTATCATCCATTGAACCTGTCTGCATATCACCATCAACATATGAATCCGGCACTAACAAATTAGGCCTAACAGCTCTTCTTTCCATGTTCGAAAAACATTCACTCAGTCCTTCAATCTGTGATTTGAATTCCTTTTTACGACGGCGGCGGTTATATGCAAGGCTCAATCCACCAGTCGCTATTCCTGCCGCCACCCCGGATAGGCTGACCGTTGGAGCAAAGTTGAACCATTCCAACGCCCCGCCAGCAGCACCCGCCAGTGCTGCTCCTCTGACTCCAGCTAAGCCCACGTCAGTGGACATTTTTCGCCTATGTTCTTGCTCCAGGAGATCGTCAATATTTGTTAGTACATTTCCAATACCAACTCGGTAACGACAGAGACCCCTTTCTACTATCACTGGATTCTGCCCCAGCTGGATATATTGAGCATAGCCAACTGGCTCTTTAGTAGTTGGGTTGGTTACTTCTTGGCTGCCAGAAAAAATTGGGACACCACATCGCATCCCAACAAAATTCTTCAAATCATCACTGTGTTTTTCTACTATTTTGGTATATCGGGGCGGTACGTTTAAGTCGTCTAGATACTTCGTCATGTCCAAAGTTTTCTGCCACACCCGAATAACATCACTGCATATGTTCGTTATCTGGAGGGCCCACCGGGGCTTGAACCCGGGACACCCTGCTTAAAAGGCAGGTGCTCTAACCAACTGAGCTATGGGCCCATCAAGAATGAACTTTTTCATTCTAGCACATAATACGCAGTATATCAATGCTTCTTTGGACCAGGTTTGGACTTTGTTTTGACAGTGTGCAGTAAAAATAAATCCGCCAAACCCACCCCCAAGCCAGCGGTAATAATATATTGGCGCCAGGAAGTCAGCTGCCGCACTACTGTCTGTGCCGCACCATCAACCGCAAGATATTTCGCCAAGACACCGACCAATAGCGCCGCCACCAACAAAGTCACGACAGCTGCCGCCACCAGCTTTTCATGTTTCTTGTGGTATTTTGGGCCGCCAACCATCAACATTCCCATGGGTACGAGCAGCAATATTAGCGCCGCTACCACACCATCAGGCAGCCACGGTAGATTGATACCCACGCCACCCAAAATGACGCGCACAGCTTCCATCCACAATTCCACAAAAATATACCCAGCAGCAGCCGCCAGGGCCAGTGGACCGATGCGCCTACCTGTCACCAACACCACCACAAAAATCACCACCAGAACCGCCAAGAGCAACACCGCTACATTCATTGCGTCGCCTCGGTCGTAAATTCTACTTTGGCGCCTTTGACGATGCTCGATTTTTTAGCTACACCAGCAGCCACTTCCAAAACGTAGCGTGCCGGCACTTTGGGTTTATATATTTCATACGGCTCAGCATCAGGCTGCACCTCATGCTCAATGTGTACTACTTTTTTGTCTTTATCTAGCCAGATGATATCGAGCGGGAAGCTCATATTGCGCATCACCATTTCCCACTTGTCATCACCCTCAAATTTAAACAGCATTGCTTGGTTTTCCGTCAGACCAGACCGATCGCTCAGACCCTTATACCGCTGCTCAGCCGTTTCCGCAATTTCAGCCTGCAATGTCGCCTGGCCAGCCCTGACCACGACTGGGCGAGGTTTATTGACATCGCACAGCAGAGTATAGGCACCGTAAGCGATCATCACAATGATCATAATCATGATACATCGAGAAATGAAATGATGCCCCTTACGAGCTGTCTGCATAAGCTCCATAGCTCAATTATAACACTTATGTTTTATATATAAACCACGGGCTAATCAGGAAAACAAGCCGCGCTTTTTAAAAGTGTTAAATTGTTCCAAAAGTTCACGTTGTTTTTTGCTCAATTTGGTCGGCGTGTCAACGATGATACCAACGATGTGCGGGCCACGAGCGTCATTTCTCAGGTGTGGCACGCCATGCCCTGATAGCTTAAAATCAGTACCGCTTTGGGTGCCAGCCGGAACTTTCATGCGCACTACACCGTCCACCGTTTCAACATCAATTTCCGTACCCAGCGCCGCATCAACCATAGAAACGTGTTCTTCTGAAAGAATGATGTCACCTTCACGAGTAAACTTTTTGTGAGCTTTGACTCTTATCTGAACATACAAATCTCCCCGCTCACCATCCTGGACCGCTTCACCGTGCCCGCGCAAACGAATTGCTGCACCATCATCAATACCCGCTGGAATTTTGACCGTAATCTCGCGGTTCTTACGCGTCGTTCCCTTGCCGTGGCAAACTGAACATTTCTTTTCAGGAATTTTCCCCCGGCCATTACAGGTTGGGCAGGTGATAGCTTGTTGAATTTGCCCAAAGATAGAATTCATCACCCGCATCTGCTGGCCAGACCCCTTACAATCATCACATGTTTTCAAACTATACCCAGGCTCAACACCCTCGCCTTTACAGTGTTCACATTCATCATCCATCGTCAGGCTGATTTTTTTCTCAACACCAAAAATAGCTTCTTCAAACGTCAAAGCCACTGTCGTTTCTATGTCGCGACCGCGCCGTGGACCACCTTGCCGCCCAGCGCCGCCACCAAAGAACTGACTAAAGATGTCGCCAAAGCCACCGCCGAAATCAAAGTCGACACCTTCTGCACCAAAACCGCCAAAGCCTTCAAATGGATTGCCGCCAAAGCCACCGCCTGAAGCTCCGCCGACACCGGCATGACCAAATTGGTCGTATCGCTGTCGCTTTTGTTTGTCTTTCAGGACTTCATAGGCCTCATTAACCTCTTTGAACTTCTCTTCATCGCCGCCTTCTTTGTCGGGATGATATTTCACTGCAGCTTTACGAAAAGCCTTTTTGATTTCATCTTCAGAAGCGGTTTTAGACACGCCTAACACTTCATAATAATCACGTTTGGTCATATATTCTATTGTACGGTTCGTTAGCACTCGTGTCAATAGAGTGCTAGTTAGATAGCCAATTTACATAATCTTTTGACTTTTTTTATATTCTGTGATATACAGAGAAGCATAGGCTTTGTAAAAACATAAATACAAGTCGAAGCGAGGATACTATGGTACAAACAACAGCAGTCTTAGAACGGCAAAATACCAACCTTAGCACAGCTCCATCGAGCTTTGAAGAGCTGGAGAAAAAGGTTTACTCGCTTGAAGAAGAAAAACAAATCGAAAGTCTGATGCCGCTGGCTAAAAAACTGGCCGAAGAACCAGAACTAGCTGAGCAATTTGGTGTGTTCAAATGGCTGACCATAGGCGATTATGACCGCGAACAACGAAATGCTGGTAGACACCCTTGGCCAGAGCTAGAAATTAACGGTGAAAAACGTATATTTTCAGTGCCGATCATCGCTGGTGTTGTTCGTTGGGAGGACCATGACGGAGAACCTCAGTACAGCGCCCTCTCGGTCATGAAAGATAACTGGCGCGACGACCCTGATGCCTGGCTGGTCACAAAATTTGGCTTTA contains the following coding sequences:
- a CDS encoding YebC/PmpR family DNA-binding transcriptional regulator codes for the protein MSGHSKWATTHRQKAIVDAKRGAIFTKLGNQIAIAARGGTDPALNASLAMAIEKAKAANMPSANIQRAIDRVADKSAAALEEIAYEGYGPGGVGIIIETATDNRNRTLPEVKTALVKNGGRIADAGSVAFQFTRKGVITVEGTGEELLLQVLDAGAEDAVEEDGEIIVYTELKDLASVRNQLAEQGLKVKDAELRYIANTPVEIADTETAQKLMKVVDALDDLDDVVNVHTNANITAE
- a CDS encoding ComEC/Rec2 family competence protein; this translates as MMIRSLTKKLHISWLVAAWCLGLTVGIIAVHHLPRSVEFNMLALFGGLVLFVPALVWRWRVLMIVAVISGGLVGLWRGEMGRTGLEVYDSLIGKSAVIQGRVLEDPDIDKKGQTVLRLSDLRINGKKLAGQLWVVTADKRPIKRSDIVQAQGKLTAGFGAFSASMYRAKIGSVERPIPGDVAVGARDWFAEQVRKHIPESESALGLGFLLGLRRAMPMELSDNLKIAGLTHIVVASGYNLTILVRLARRLFAKRSKYLAMLSAATMILGFMAVTGLSPSMSRAGLVAGLSLAAWYYGRTIHPLVLLPVSAAITLLVNPQFGWGDLGWQLSFASFTGVIILAPLLHNYFFGDKDPGAFRQILVETLSAQLATLPLLMMSFGVVSNVALIANMLILPFVPLAMLLTFASGVLAVVPMIGVAIALPTTWLLGYMIQAANWLASLEWAQMEVNITWWQCGLMYAAMIGAMWWMKKQTKLDLGRVNIVE
- a CDS encoding DUF192 domain-containing protein, with the protein product MELMQTARKGHHFISRCIMIMIIVMIAYGAYTLLCDVNKPRPVVVRAGQATLQAEIAETAEQRYKGLSDRSGLTENQAMLFKFEGDDKWEMVMRNMSFPLDIIWLDKDKKVVHIEHEVQPDAEPYEIYKPKVPARYVLEVAAGVAKKSSIVKGAKVEFTTEATQ
- the dnaJ gene encoding molecular chaperone DnaJ, with product MTKRDYYEVLGVSKTASEDEIKKAFRKAAVKYHPDKEGGDEEKFKEVNEAYEVLKDKQKRQRYDQFGHAGVGGASGGGFGGNPFEGFGGFGAEGVDFDFGGGFGDIFSQFFGGGAGRQGGPRRGRDIETTVALTFEEAIFGVEKKISLTMDDECEHCKGEGVEPGYSLKTCDDCKGSGQQMRVMNSIFGQIQQAITCPTCNGRGKIPEKKCSVCHGKGTTRKNREITVKIPAGIDDGAAIRLRGHGEAVQDGERGDLYVQIRVKAHKKFTREGDIILSEEHVSMVDAALGTEIDVETVDGVVRMKVPAGTQSGTDFKLSGHGVPHLRNDARGPHIVGIIVDTPTKLSKKQRELLEQFNTFKKRGLFS